The genomic interval CCCGGATCGCAGCGAAGGCGTGCACGTCCTGCTCGGCACGGAGCCGTCGCGCGGATGGAAGACGTTCGCCGAGGAGGTGCTCGACGCCGTCTCGGTGTGCGGCATCGAGCGCATCGTGTTCCTCGGTGCGATGCTCGCCGACGTCCCCCACACGCGTCCGATCTCCGTCTACGCCTCCAGCGAGAACGCGGAGGTGCGCGAGGAGTTCGACCTCGAGCGGTCGACCTACGAAGGACCCGTCGGCATCATCTCGGTGCTCGCGGATGCCGCCGAGACAGCCGGCATCCCCACGATCTCGATCTGGGCATCCGTGCCCCATTACGTGCACAACGCCCCCTCGCCGAAGGCCACTCTCGCGCTTCTCGAACGACTCGAGGACTTCATCTCCGTCGAGGTCGAACGTGGAACCCTCGACGATGACGCGGTCGCGTGGGAGCGCGGCATCGATGCGCTCGCGGGCGACGACGACGACATGTCGGCCTACATCGAGCAGCTCGAGCAGGCGCGCGACACCGTCGACTCCCCCGAGGCCTCGGGGGATGCGATCGCCGAGGAGTTCGAGAAGTACCTCCGCAAGCGCGACGACGACACCCCGCCCGCGCCCTGAGCAGACGGCCTCAGCTCGAAAGCGGCTGCAGCACGCCCATGCTCAGCAGCACGATGAGCGCGGTTCCGAGCAGGATCCGGTAGATCACGAACGGCAGGAACGAGCGCTTCTCGAGGTAGCGCATGAGGAACGCGATCACCGCGTAGCCGACGGCGAAGGCCACCACGGTGGCTACAGCGGTCTCGGCGACGCCGTATGCGTTCGTGCCGGGCTCCCGCAGCGACGTCGCCAGCTCGTAGAAGCCGCTTCCGAAGACGGCGGGCACCGCGAGCAGGAACGCGAAGCGCGCAGCTGCGGTGCGGGTGTAGCCGAGAGCGAGGCCCGCGCTGATGGATGCGCCGGAGCGGCTCACACCCGGCACGAGCGCGAGCATCTGGGCGAAGCCGATCAGGATGCCGTCGCGGTACCCCATGTCGGTGAGCCCCTTGACGCGGCGTCCGAAGGCGTCGGCGGCCCACAGCAGCAGACCGAAGCCGATGAGCACGAATGCCGTGATCCAGAGCGAGCGAAGCGCGTCGCGGATCAGATCCTGCAGGAAGAACCCCGCGAGGACGATCGGAACGGTGCCGATGATGATCAGCCAGCCGAGACGCACATCCGGGTCGTTCTTCGGAACGCTCGCCGCGTGCGATCCGCTCGGCGAACGGAATGAGCGGAACCACCGCCCGATGATGCGGGTGATGTCCTTCCAGAAGTAGATGAGGACGGCCGTCTCCGTGCCGAGCTGCGTGATCGCCGTGAAGGTCGCACCCGGGTCCCCCCACTGCGCGAGGTCGCCGAAGATGCGCAGGTGCGCGCTCGACGAGATCGGCAGGAACTCGGTGAGGCCCTGGAGGATGCCCAGGATGATCGCTTCGAGGAAGTCCACGAGCAACGATTCTGTCACCCGCGTGGGCGCGACGACTCCGCCGCGCGGGTGAACCCGCTACGCCTCGAGCAGGAAGTCGGTGAGCACCGCGCGTCCGAAGGCGAGCGCGTCGAGCGGAACACGCTCATCGACGCCGTGGAACATCGCCGGGAAGTCGAGTCCGGGACCGAGCTTGAGCGGAGCGAAGCCGTAGCCGGTGATCCCCAGCGCACTGAGCGCCTTGTTGTCGGTGCCGCCGGAGAGCAGATACGGCAGAACCTCGGCCTCCGGGTCGTGGCGCTGGAGGGTCGAGACCATCGTCTCGACGAGCGCACCCGAGAAGGGCTGCTCCAGCCCCACCTCGTTCACGAGCACCTCGATCTCGATGTCAGGGCCGGCGAGCTCACGCAGGATCGCGATCGTCTCCTCCTCGCGGCCCGCGAACGGGCGCACGTCGATGAGCGCCTCGGCGCGGTCGGGGATGACGTTGTGCTTGTACCCGGCCTCCAGGACGGTGGGGTTCGAGGTGGTGCGCAGGGTGGAACGCAGGAATCCCGCGGCGAGACCCGTGCTCTCGATGAGCTCCACGGGATCCGAATCGGGGTCGGCGTCGAGAACCCGACGGAGGCCGTCGAGCATCGCGTGCGTCGTCGGCCCGTAGGAGATCGGCCACTCGTGACGTCCGATGCGCACGATCGCCTCGGCGAGCTTGGTGACGGCGTTGTCGTGGATGAGGCGCGAGCCATGAGCTGCGACGCCGCGAGCGATGAGCTTGATCCAGACGAGCGCCTTCTCGCCGGTCTGCAGCAGGTAGGCGCGCTGGCCTCCGAGATCGATCGAGTAGCCACCCACCTCGCTGATCGCCTCCGTGGCGCCCGCGAAGAGCTCCGGGTGGTTCTCGACGGCGAATCGGGAGCCGAACTCTCCCCCGTTCTCCTCGTCGGCGAAGAACGCGATCACGAGATCGCGTGCGGGCTGGCGGCCCGAGCGCAGGATGTCGCCGAGGCTCGTGAGGATCATGGCGTCCATGTCCTTCATGTCGACGGCGCCGCGGCCCCACAGCATCCCGTCGCGGATCTCGCCCGCGAACGGGTCGACGCTCCAGTTGGCGGGGTCGGCCGGCACCACGTCGAGGTGGCCGTGCACCACGAGCGCGGCCCGTGAGGAATCGGCGCCGGGGATGCGGGCGAAGACGCTCGTGCGCCCCGGGGCCGCGTCGATGAGGCGGGAGGAGACGCCCATGCTCGCGAGCTCCGCCTCGACGTACTGAGCGGCCTCCGACTCCCCCTTGGAGCGCCCCTGACCCCAGTTCGTGGTGTCGAAGCGAATCAGATCGCGTGCGATTCTCGCCGTGTCTTCCAGGGGTTTCTCCATGCGACCACCGTACCCGCGGGGTGCCGGACGGGGATGAGGGTGCGTGCGTGTGCATTTGCACTCCATGAAGCGTGGTAATGTCTTTCTCGGCGCTCGGAGCGGTGAAAACCGCGAAACAGCAGCTGACTCGCGCGGGTGGCGGAATGGTAGACGCGCTAGCTTGAGGTGCTAGTGTCCTTCGGGACGTGGGGGTTCAAGTCCCCCTTCGCGCACGAGTCTGAAGGCCCCGGATCATCGATCCGGGGCCTTCGTCGTTCTCCGGCTCTGGGCAGTGCGGATCGGCATCGCAGCGAATCGCGATCGACGCATCCATCGTCCTCACCCAGAAAGATGACTCGTCATCTCTGCGCGTCGCGGCGCGTGGGGGGCGATTCCGGCTTAGCATCGCGTTCACCATGAAACCCGGTCCCGTGCGCATGACAGGCGTGCTGACGGCTTGGAATGATGGACGCGGCTTCGGGTTCATCGCCCCCACGCTCGGCGGCACGGACATCTTCGTGCACGTGTCGGCGTTCCCCGAGGGCTCCGAGCGCCCCGCCGTCGGTGACGAGATCGATTACGTGCTGCAGCTCTCTCCCGATGGGCGCCCGCGGGCCGCCTCGGCGCGGCTGCAACGGCGAGCTCCTGTGCCCGCGCGGGTGCGCCGCGCCGTGCCTCCCCCGCGTTCGAGCCCTTTCGGGTATCTCTCGATCCTCGCGTTCGGGTGCATCGTGCTCATCTCGAGCCAGCTCGCCCCGGTCCCCCTCTGGGTGTTCGTGCTCTACGGCGGGGCGAGCCTGGTGGCATTCATCGCCTACGCGGTCGACAAACGGGCCGCCCGGCTGCAGGCCTGGCGCGTCGAAGAGGGGTCGCTGCTCGCCCTCGGACTCATCGGCGGCTGGCCGGGTGCGATCCTCGCCCAGCAGGTGTTCCGGCACAAGACGCTCAAAGTGAGCTTCCAGCGGATGTTCTGGGTCACCGTCGTGCTCAACGTGCTCGGCTTCGTCGTGCTCAGCTGGATCGCCAGGGTGACGGAGATCGTCTAGGCGCGCTGTCGGCAGATCGACGTACACTCGAATGCATGTTCGAGAGTGCGGTGCAGAAGCACACGGAGCGGATCGACGAGCTGCGCGACCGCATCCGCGGGATGGAGCGTACGCGCCTTGACGATCGCACGCTGCCCACCTCCGATGCTCTGTCCTCTCTGCTGCCACGAGGTGCTCTCCTCGCAGGGGGCAGCTATGCGATCGACGGGTCGACGGCGCTTGCCCTCGAACTTGCGCGCGAACCCAGCGCGACGGGGTCGTGGTGCGCCATCGTCGGTCTCCCCGACCTGGGCGTCGAGGCTGCAGCCACCGCGGGGCTCGATCTGGATCGCCTCGTTCTCGTGCCGCACCCGGGTGAGCAGTGGTTCGCTGTGGTCTCGGCGCTCATCGATGCGGTCGGCGTGGTGATCGTGCAGCCGCCGGCGCGCACGCGCGTCGGCGAGGCGATGGCGACACGGCTCTCGTCGCGACTGCGTCAGCGTGAATCCGTGCTCATCGCGATGGGGGCCTGGCCCCGTGTGCAGGCGCGCCTGTCGATCACCGAGAGCGACTGGGCGGGCCTCGGGTCGGGCTTCGGGCACCTGAGCGCTCGCCAGGTGACGGTCGCGTCGAGCTCCCCCGCCTGGCAGGGGCGTCAGCGTGCACGGCGGCTGTGGCTGCCGGATGCCGAAGGCAGCGTCGCCCCCGTCGTGCCGCGCATCGGAGCAGATGCAGCCTCCTTCCTGCATGGCCCCCGCGCGAGCGCCTGACGCTCGCCCCGTCCGCCCGTGGCCCCGTGCGCCCCGCCGCCCCATCCTCTCGAAGGTGAGGGGGCGGAGGTGAGGGGGCGGAAGGCGGCGTCCAGCCGGATGGCGGGGCCCGCGCGTAGGCTGACGCCGTGCGTTTCGAGTTCCGAGCCGAGGTGCGCCCATGGAAGGTGCGCCGTGACGACTGGTACTTCGTCGACGTGCCCGCCGAGTTCTCGGCGGAGATCCGGGAATGGGCGGATGCGCGTCCGCGAGCGGGCTTCGGCGCGGTGAAGGTCGCCGCCGGCATCGGGGCCACGCACTGGTCGACGTCGATCTTCCCTGACTCTGGCGTCTATGTGCTCGCCCTCAATGCGCGCGTGCGCCGGGCGGAGGGTATCGAGTACGGCGACGAGGTCGACGTCGAGATCGAGATCGTCGACTGATCTCAGATTGATTCCTTCGAACATCTGTTCGAAGATGGAGGGGTGAACTCCTCCGCTCCCCGACTGCTCGTCGTGCACGCCCCCGACTGGGCTGTGCGCGCGCAGGCGCGAGCGGCGCGGTGCGACGAGCACGCGCCCGTCGCGCTCATCGGGAAGGGGAGGGTGGTCGGATGCACCGCCGCCGCCCGCGCCGAGGGGGTGCGCGAGGGCATGCGTCAGCGCGAGGCGCAGGGGCGCTGCCCCGGGCTCCACATTCTCCGCGACGACCCGTCCGTCGCGGTGCGCGCCTTCGAACCTGTGCTCGCGGCGCTGGATGAGGCGCTGCCCGGATGGCATCTCGTGCGGCCCGGAACGGCGGCCATCCGGGCGCGCGGCCCGGCACGCTATTACGGCAGCGAGGCTGCGGCGGCCCATACGGCGCTCGGCATCGCCGAGCAGCACGGCGCGGAGGGCATCCAGGTGGGCGTGGCGGCCGGGCTCTTCGCCGCCGAGCTCGCTGCCCTCGCTCCCCCGCGCCGCACAGCCCCCTCCGCGCGCCCCCAGGATCGGGTGCGCATCGTGCCGACCGCATCCACCGCAGCCTTCCTCGGCGATCTTCCCGTGGCGGCACTCGGCGAGCCGGAGCTCGCCACCCTGCTCCCCCGGCTCGGCATCCGCACGCTCGCCGAGTTCGCCGCGCTCGAGCCGTCGCACGTCATCGCCCGCTTCGGGCCTTCGGGGGCGCGCGTGCATGCGCTCGCCCGCGGGGTCGATCCGCGGCCCGCGACCCCGCGCATCCCTCCGCGCGACATCGAGGCGCTCGTCGACTTCGAACCTGCCGCCCAGCGCGTCGACGAGGTCGCCTTCGGCGTGCGCGCCGCGTGCGACGACTTCGTGCAGGAGCTGCTCGCCGAGCGGCTCGTGTGCACGGCGCTGCGCGTCGAGCTGCACGGGGACCGCGGCGAGCATGAGGAGCGCGTGTGGCTGCATCCGCGGTCGTTCACCGCGGCCGAGGTCGTCGATCGCGTGCGATGGCAGCTGCAGGCCGCGGATGCGCTGCGCTCGGGGGTCGTGCGCGTGCGCGTGACCCCGGATGCCGTCGACCCCGTGCACACGCACGAGGCGGGGCTCTGGGGCACGGGCCCCGATGATCGCGTGCACTCGGTGCTGTCGCGCGTGCAGGGCATGGTGGGGCATCGGGGCGTGCTGGTCCCCCGCGTGACGGGCGGCCGCCGCCCCGCGGATCGGCAGACGCTCGTGCCGTGGGGCGACCGGGCGCCTGCCGTGCGCGAGCGCACGCAGCCGTGGCCGGGTGCCCTCCCCGATCCGCCGCCCACGACCGTCTTCGCGATGCCGCGTCCGCTGCGTGTGGAGGACGTCGATGGTCGCGCTGTCGCGGTGGATGATCGCGGATCCGTGAGCGCCTCACCTGCGGTGCTCGTCTCGCAGACGGGTACCCGCCGCGAGCTCACGGCGTGGGCGGGGCCGTGGCCGCTCGAGGAGCGCTGGTGGGATCCGGCTTCCGCGCGCACCGTGCACCGCATGCAGGCGGTCGACAGCACCGGATGCGCCTGGCTGCTCGTGCTGGATGCCGAGGGCTGGTGGGCGGAAGGGCGGTACGACTGATGGGCTGGAGCAACCCGCCCATGCCCTGGGCGCAGTTCGAACGCACGCTGAGCGGGGTCCCCCCGGAGGCGCGCGACGGCGGCGACGGCCCCGCGTTCTCCCGTAAGCGCGGCCCGTACGCACCCCCACCCGGCATGGTCCGCGACCCTGACGCGCTTCCCGCGGCCGAGCTGCACGCGCATTCGAGCTTCAGCTTCCTCGACGGCGCCTCCTCGCCCGAGGAACTGCTCGAGGAGGCCGAGCGCCTGGGGCTCAGCGCCCTCGCGATCGTCGACCACGACACCCTCGCGGGCATCGTGCGGTTCGCGGAGGCTGCCGAGAACTCGAGCGTCGCGACCGTCTTCGGGGCGGAGCTCTCGCTCGGACTGAGCGGCCCGCAGAACGGCGAACCGGATCCGGAGGGCGAGCACCTCGTGGTGCTGGCGCGCGGTCAGGAGGGGTACCACCGGCTCGCGTCGGCGCTCACCGAGGCGAATCTGCGCGGCGGCGAGAAGGGGCGCCCCGTGTACGACCTCGACGATCTCGCGGCGCACGCGGGCGGGCACTGGGCGATCCTCACCGGGTGCCGCAAGGGCGCTGTGCGCCGTGCGCTCGCACGCGACGGCATCGACGCAGCGGGGCGTGCGCTCGATGAGCTCGTCGCCCGGTTCGGGCACGACGCCGTGCATGTCGAGCTCATCGATCAGGGCGACCCGCTCGACTCCGATCGCAACGATGCTCTCGCGGCTCTCGCCGCCTCCCGCGGGCTCCCCGTGCTCGCGACCGGCAACGTGCACTACGCCACCCCGGATCGCCGGCACATCGCCGCCGCCGTGGCGGCGGTGCGCGCGCATCGCAGCCTCGACGAGCTCGACGGATGGCTTCCCGCCTCCGGGGGCGCCCACCTGCGCAGCGGCCGTGAGATGCGCGCACGCTTCGCGCGGTACCCGGGGGCCGTCGAGCACGGGGTCGCTCTCGCTGCGGAGCTCGCCTTCCCGCTGCGTCGGGCGAAGCCCGCGCTGCCGAAGCAGCAGGTGCCCGAGGGGCACACGCCGATGTCGTATCTGCGCGAGCTCGTGTGGGCGGCGGTGCCCGAGCGCTATCCGGATCTCGCCGACGAGGACCGCGCCCGCATCGAGGCGGAGCTCGCCGTCATCGAGAAGAAGGACTTCCCCGGCTACTTCCTCATCGTCCACGACATCGTGGCCTTCGCCCGCAGCCGTGGGATCCTCTGCCAGGGGCGCGGATCTGCCGCCAACTCGGCTGTCTGCTATCTGCTGGGCATCACCGCGGTGGATGCGATCGGGTACCGGCTGCCGTTCGAGCGGTTCCTCTCGGCGCTGCGCGACGAGGAGCCCGACATCGACGTCGACTTCGACTCCGATCGCCGCGAGGAGGTCATCCAGTGGGTCTTCGACACCTACGGCCGTCGCAACGCCGCGCAGGTCGCGAACGTCATCCAGTACCGCCCCAAGAACGCCATCCGGGATGTCGCGAAGGCCCTCGGCTTCAGCCCCGGGCAGCAGGACGCGTGGTCGAAGCAGGTCGACGCGCACGCGTGGAACCTGGAAGCCGGTGCGACGGTCGACTCCGACATCCCCGCGCCGGTGGTGGGCCTGGCGAGGGAGCTGCTGAAGGCTCCGCGGCACCTCGGCATCCATTCGGGCGGCATGGTGCTCACCGATCGTCCGGTGGGCGAGGTGGTGCCGATCGAGCACGCGCGCATGCAGAACCGCACCGTCATCCAGTGGGATAAGGACGACGCCGCCTGGATGGGGCTCGTGAAGTTCGATCTTCTGGGCCTCGGGATCCTCGCGGCGCTGCAGCACAGCTTCGACCTCATCCGGCTCTCGACGGGCGAGGAGTGGACGCTGCAGTCGCTTCCCAAGGAGGAGGCGGCGGTCTACGACATGCTGTGCCGCGCGGATTCGATCGGCGTCTTCCAGGTGGAGTCGCGCGCCCAGATGGGGCTGCTGCCGCGCCTGCAGCCGCGGCGCTTCTACGACCTCGTCGTGCAGATCGCCCTCGTGCGTCCTGGCCCCATCCAGGGCGGCGCCGTGCACCCCTTCGTGCGCCGCAAGCTCGGCACGGAGCCGATCGAGTACGCGCATCCGAAGCTCATCCCGGCTCTCGAGCGCACGCTCGGGGTGCCGGTGTTCCAGGAGCAGCTCATGCAGATGGCGATGGCGGTCGGCGAGTGCACGGGTGAGGATGCCGACCTGCTGCGGCGCGCGATGGGGTCCAAGCGCGGGCTCGAGCGCATCGAGTCGCTGCGGCGGAAGCTCTACGAGGGGATGGCGAGCAACGGTCTCACGGGTGCCGCAGCCGATGAGATCTACGCGAAGATCCAGGCGTTCGCGAACTTCGGCTTCGCCGAGAGCCACAGTCTGAGCTTCGCCCTGCTCGTCTACGCGAGCTCGTGGATCAAGCTGCACTACCCGGCTGCGTTCCTGGCGGGGCTGCTGCGGGCGCAGCCGATGGGCTTCTACTCCCCCGCGACGCTCACCGCGGATGCGCGTCGGCACGGTGTCGAGGTGCGTCGCCCAGACATCCTGCGTTCGGATGTCGACGCCGGCCTCGAACCGCTCTCCCCCGAGACCCCCGTCGCCCCCACGGGGCTTCCGACCTGCGCCGAGCGCATCCACCCTCCCGTGGAGGAGTTCGATCCGTCGGCACCCGATCGCACTCGCGAGCACCGCCGGGATGGCGGCGTCGCCGTGCGCCTCGGGCTCGCCGGGGTGCGGGGCATCGGCGCGAAGCTCGCCAGCCGGATCGTCGCCGAGCGACGGCAGGGCGGTGCGTTCCGCGACATGGAGGATCTCGTGCGCCGGGTGGGGCTCACGACTGCGCAGCTCGAGGCGCTCGCGACGGCGGGCGCGTTCGAGCCTTTCGGGATGCGCAATCGCGAAGCGCTGTGGCGTGCGGGGGCCGCAGCCCAGGATCGCGCGGAGTACCTCGCGGGCACGGTCGTGGCCGTGCAGCCGCCGCTGTTCGCCGACCCGACGGCGTTCGAGACGCTCGCGGGCGATCTGTGGGCGACGGGCATCTCCCCCGATGACCATCCGGTGCGGCACCTGCGCGCGCGGCTCGCCGCACGAGGGGTGCTGCCCGCTTCTGCGCTGCGCGAGGCCGAGAGCGGCCGCCGCATCGAGGTGGCGGGGCTCGTGACGCACCGGCAGCGTCCGGCGACCGCCTCCGGGATCACGTTCATGAACGTGGAGGATGAGACGGGGCTCGTGAACGTCATCTGCGGCGCAGGTTTCTGGGCCAGGCACCGCCGGGTGGCGCGTGACGAACCCGCCGTGATCGTGCGCGGCATCCTCGAGCGCTCACCCGAGGGCGTCATCAATGTGCTCGCGGATGCGATCGAGCCGCTCCGAGCGGGCGTGGAGCACCGCTCCCGCGACTTCCGCTGAACGGCGTTCAGGCACCCGAACGCCGTTCAGGCGGCAGGTCAGGAGTTCGCGAGCTCCGCTTCGGCCAGCAGAACGCACAGCGCGAGCGCCTCGAGCGCCTGCTCGAGGTCGGCCTCGGGCGGCATGGACGGCGCGATGCGGATGACGCTGTCGGCGGGGTCATCGCCGTACGGGAACGCTGCACCGGCGGGCGTCACCGCGATGCCGGCTTCCTTGGCGAGCTGGACGGCGCGCGATGCGGTTCCTGCAGAGGCCGAGAGCGTCACGAAGTATCCGCCCGTCGGACGCGTCCACGTGCCGTGGCCGGTGAGGCGCTCGCTCAGGATCCGCTCGACGAGCGCGAACTTGGGGGCGAGGAGGTCGCGGTGCTTGCGCATGTGCGTGCGCACACCGTCCGCATCGCCGAAGAAGCGCAGGTGGCGCTGCTGGGCGAGCTTGTCGGGTCCGATGGTCTGGAAGCCCGCGTGCGAGCGGTACCAGGCGATGTTCGCGGGCGACGATCCGAAGAACGCGACACCGGCGCCGGCGTGGGTGATCTTCGAGGTCGACGCGTACACGAAAACGCGGTCAGGGTTGCCCGCCTCGGCGGCGAGACCCAGGATGTCGAGCGGCGTCGGCTCCTCCTCGGTGAGGTGGTGCACGGCGTACGCGTTGTCCCAGAAGATGCGGAAGTCGCTCGCGGCTGCGGGAAGTGAGACGAGCGCGCGGGCCGTCTCCTCGTCGACGGTCGCGCCGGTGGGGTTGCCGTACATGGGCACGATCCACATGCCGCGCACGGCCGGGTCCTGCAGGTGGGTGGCGACGACGTCGAGGTCGACCTGGCCATTCTCGAGGTAGGGAACCGGGATCATCCGGATTCCGAGGTGCTCGGTCATCGCGAAGTGGCGGTCGTATCCGGGCGCGGGGCACAGGAACGCGATGTCCTCGTCGCGCCACGGGCGCGAGCCGCCGGGAACGCCGTGCAGGAGCGCGTGGACGATCGTGTCGTGCATCGTCTGCAGGCTCGCGTTGCCGAGCGCCAGGAGCTGGTCGGCGGGGATCTGCAGGAGCTCGCCGAAGATCTCACGCAGCTCGCGCAGTCCGTCGGGACCGCCGTAGTTGCGCAGGTCTGTGCCCGCCGAGTCGAGGTGGTCGTCGCTCAGATCGATGTCGAGCATCGCGTTCGCGAGATCGAGCTGCGCCCCGGACGGCTTGCCGCGGGTGAGGTCGAGGGAGAGGCCACGGGAGCGAAGGGCGTCGTACTCCGCACGGAGCGACTCGAGGGTGTCGGACATGCATCCAACGCTACCCGCTGTCGGCGCGGCGAACGTCACGCGATCGACGTGGCGGGAGGGCTCAGCGGCCGCCCAGTTTGCGACGCAGGAGGTCGATGCGGGCCTGCAGCTGAGCGACCGTGCAGCGCGATACCTCGGGCCCCCCGCAGATGCGCCGCACCTCGGCGTGCACCTGGGCGTGGGTCTGCCCGGTGCCGCGCGAGTGGATGCTCACGAGGCTGTTGAGCAGGCGTCGCTGCTCGGCGAGTGTGCGGTGCAGCGGCTGGGGCTGCGTCTCGACTTCGCCGCGCTCCTGACGCTCCTCGCCGCGTCGCGCCTGCTTCTGCTGGCGGTGCTTGAGGAGGTCGGAGACCTGCTCCGGATCGAGGAGCCCGGGGATGCCGATGAAGTCCCACTCCTCGGGGCTGCCGGGCGTCGCGAGCGAGCCGTACTCCTCGCCGTTGTAGAGAGCCTTCTCGAAGGTCGCGAAGGATCCGAGCGCCTTCCACTCGAACTCCTCCTCGAGCGCATCCGAGCCCTTCTCGGCGCGGTTGGCGTCGTCGATGAGGGAGTCGTCGAGCAGGTCGTCGTCGGCGGAGGGGTCGCGGTCGAGCGCATGGTCGCGTTCGCGCTCCATCTCGGCGCCGAGGCGCTGCAGCACGGGCACGCTCGGGAGGAAGATCGTGGCGATCTCGCCGCGTCGGCGTGCACGCACGAAGCGGCCGATCGCCTGAGCGAAGAACAGGGGGGTCGAGGAGCTCGTGGCGTACACGCCCACGCACAGCCGGGGCACGTCGACGCCCTCCGACACCATGCGCACCGCCACCATCCAGCGCTGCGTGCCTTCGGAGAACGTGGTGATCTTCTCGCCGGCCCCCGCATCGTCGGAGAGGACGACGGTGGGCGGCGTTCCGGTGAGGTCGGTGAGGATCTTCGCGTAGGCGCGCGCCGTGACGTGGTCGGTCGCGATCACGAGGCCACCGGCATCCGGGATGTGCTGGCGCACTTCGCGCAGGCGACGGTCGGCTGCGGAGAGCACGGCGGACATCCAGTCGCCGCCTGGATCGAGCGCGGCGCGCCACGCCTGGGAGGTGACGTCCTTGGTGTCGTCCTGGCCGAGGGCCGCCTCCATCTCCTCTCCGGATCGCGTGCGCCACCGCATGGAGCCGGCGTAGTTGAGGAACACGACGGGGCGGACGACGCCGTCGCGCAGGGCGTCGCCGTAGCCGTACGCGTAGTCGGTCTGCGACATCCGCACGCCGCGCTCGTCGCGCACGTATCGGACGAAGGGGATCGGAGCGGTGTCGGAGCGGAACGGGGTTCCCGTGAGCGACAGCCGCCGCTCTGCGCCTTCGAAGGCTTCGCGGATGGCATCGCCCCAGCTGAGGGTGTCGCCGCCGTGGTGCACCTCGTCGAGGATCACCAGGGTGCGCGCCGACATCGTGAGTTCGCGGTGCAGACTCGCACGCACGGCGACCTGCGCGTAGGTCACGGCGACGCCGTGGAACTGACGCGATTCCCGTGTGTGCCTGTTGCTGAAGTACGGGTCGAGCCGGATGCCCGCGCGGTGTGCGGCGTCGGCCCACTGCACCTTGAGGTGTTCGGTGGGTGCGACGACCGTCACACGGTCGATGGCGCGGCGCTGCAGCAGCTCCGACGCGAGACGCAGTGCGAAGGTCGTCTTGCCGGCGCCGGGGGTGGCCGCGACGAGGAAGTCGCGCCGGGCCGCGGGGTTCACGCTCGGATCGAAATAGAGGTTGAGCGCCTCCTCCTGCCACGCGCGCAGCTTGCCGGCGGTACCCCAGGCGGCGCGCTCGGGGAAGCTCGGCGGCAGATGCTCGGCGGCGGCGGTCGCGCGGAACACTGGTCCCTGGGACGCGGTCGCAGCCTGCTCACTCACTTGATCAGATGGTAGCCGAGCCGCCCGACATGCGTCCCGGCCTTCCTCAGCCCGCGTGGATATGGTGGCCGCATGACCGCCGCTCCTCGCCCCGGATTCCCGCTCGGAATCGGGGTTCCTCCCGCCGATGGCGACGAACTCGCGCGGCGTGTCATCACGACGCTGCGCGATGGCGCGAACGGGGTGCGGATCGAGCGGATCGCGGATGCCGCGGTCACGGCCGTCGTCTCGGGTTTCGACATCATCGAGCTCGCTGTCGAGGCGACGGGTGCCCACGTCGCCCGTGTGCCCGCACATGACGACGCGGATCTCGGAGACGGGTCCGAGGGCGTCCCAGAGCAGGACGCGCGGCCCGCTGTGACGGTCGGGCGTGGGCTCGCGCAGCGCATCCGCGTGCAGGGGGCGCCCGTGCTCGTTGTCGACACGCCCATCGTGCTCGACGCCGACATCACCCAGGTGCCGATCCGCTGGGTGCGGCGCGATGACGACGTGCTGGAGCTGCGCGATGATCTCGACTCCCCCGCCGCGGACGGCCCCCGCGGGCACGCCAGACTGAGCGTCGCGGGCGACGCGGTCCCGCTTCTTGTCGACGGCTTCGTGCGCGACATCGCCGGGCCGGAGTGGAGTCTTGACGA from Salinibacterium sp. ZJ70 carries:
- a CDS encoding DEAD/DEAH box helicase codes for the protein MSEQAATASQGPVFRATAAAEHLPPSFPERAAWGTAGKLRAWQEEALNLYFDPSVNPAARRDFLVAATPGAGKTTFALRLASELLQRRAIDRVTVVAPTEHLKVQWADAAHRAGIRLDPYFSNRHTRESRQFHGVAVTYAQVAVRASLHRELTMSARTLVILDEVHHGGDTLSWGDAIREAFEGAERRLSLTGTPFRSDTAPIPFVRYVRDERGVRMSQTDYAYGYGDALRDGVVRPVVFLNYAGSMRWRTRSGEEMEAALGQDDTKDVTSQAWRAALDPGGDWMSAVLSAADRRLREVRQHIPDAGGLVIATDHVTARAYAKILTDLTGTPPTVVLSDDAGAGEKITTFSEGTQRWMVAVRMVSEGVDVPRLCVGVYATSSSTPLFFAQAIGRFVRARRRGEIATIFLPSVPVLQRLGAEMERERDHALDRDPSADDDLLDDSLIDDANRAEKGSDALEEEFEWKALGSFATFEKALYNGEEYGSLATPGSPEEWDFIGIPGLLDPEQVSDLLKHRQQKQARRGEERQERGEVETQPQPLHRTLAEQRRLLNSLVSIHSRGTGQTHAQVHAEVRRICGGPEVSRCTVAQLQARIDLLRRKLGGR
- a CDS encoding error-prone DNA polymerase, with protein sequence MGWSNPPMPWAQFERTLSGVPPEARDGGDGPAFSRKRGPYAPPPGMVRDPDALPAAELHAHSSFSFLDGASSPEELLEEAERLGLSALAIVDHDTLAGIVRFAEAAENSSVATVFGAELSLGLSGPQNGEPDPEGEHLVVLARGQEGYHRLASALTEANLRGGEKGRPVYDLDDLAAHAGGHWAILTGCRKGAVRRALARDGIDAAGRALDELVARFGHDAVHVELIDQGDPLDSDRNDALAALAASRGLPVLATGNVHYATPDRRHIAAAVAAVRAHRSLDELDGWLPASGGAHLRSGREMRARFARYPGAVEHGVALAAELAFPLRRAKPALPKQQVPEGHTPMSYLRELVWAAVPERYPDLADEDRARIEAELAVIEKKDFPGYFLIVHDIVAFARSRGILCQGRGSAANSAVCYLLGITAVDAIGYRLPFERFLSALRDEEPDIDVDFDSDRREEVIQWVFDTYGRRNAAQVANVIQYRPKNAIRDVAKALGFSPGQQDAWSKQVDAHAWNLEAGATVDSDIPAPVVGLARELLKAPRHLGIHSGGMVLTDRPVGEVVPIEHARMQNRTVIQWDKDDAAWMGLVKFDLLGLGILAALQHSFDLIRLSTGEEWTLQSLPKEEAAVYDMLCRADSIGVFQVESRAQMGLLPRLQPRRFYDLVVQIALVRPGPIQGGAVHPFVRRKLGTEPIEYAHPKLIPALERTLGVPVFQEQLMQMAMAVGECTGEDADLLRRAMGSKRGLERIESLRRKLYEGMASNGLTGAAADEIYAKIQAFANFGFAESHSLSFALLVYASSWIKLHYPAAFLAGLLRAQPMGFYSPATLTADARRHGVEVRRPDILRSDVDAGLEPLSPETPVAPTGLPTCAERIHPPVEEFDPSAPDRTREHRRDGGVAVRLGLAGVRGIGAKLASRIVAERRQGGAFRDMEDLVRRVGLTTAQLEALATAGAFEPFGMRNREALWRAGAAAQDRAEYLAGTVVAVQPPLFADPTAFETLAGDLWATGISPDDHPVRHLRARLAARGVLPASALREAESGRRIEVAGLVTHRQRPATASGITFMNVEDETGLVNVICGAGFWARHRRVARDEPAVIVRGILERSPEGVINVLADAIEPLRAGVEHRSRDFR
- a CDS encoding aminotransferase class I/II-fold pyridoxal phosphate-dependent enzyme, which produces MSDTLESLRAEYDALRSRGLSLDLTRGKPSGAQLDLANAMLDIDLSDDHLDSAGTDLRNYGGPDGLRELREIFGELLQIPADQLLALGNASLQTMHDTIVHALLHGVPGGSRPWRDEDIAFLCPAPGYDRHFAMTEHLGIRMIPVPYLENGQVDLDVVATHLQDPAVRGMWIVPMYGNPTGATVDEETARALVSLPAAASDFRIFWDNAYAVHHLTEEEPTPLDILGLAAEAGNPDRVFVYASTSKITHAGAGVAFFGSSPANIAWYRSHAGFQTIGPDKLAQQRHLRFFGDADGVRTHMRKHRDLLAPKFALVERILSERLTGHGTWTRPTGGYFVTLSASAGTASRAVQLAKEAGIAVTPAGAAFPYGDDPADSVIRIAPSMPPEADLEQALEALALCVLLAEAELANS